One genomic region from Athalia rosae chromosome 3, iyAthRosa1.1, whole genome shotgun sequence encodes:
- the LOC105690570 gene encoding protein phosphatase Slingshot isoform X12, which yields MGRSFAGISSRIAFKNYGCSFFYGVLKLARSALQTLHKVSSKAREQNYFLGGLSHDWVSYYEQRIESDRSCLNEWHTMDNLESRRPPSPDSERSKPRERDETERVIRATLKEIMMSVDLDEVTSKYIRGRLEEDLDMDLGEFKPFIDQEMLIILGQMDAPTEIFDHVYLGSEWNASNLEELQKNGVRHILNVTREIDNFFPGMFNYLNVRVYDDEKTDLLKHWDDTFKYITKAKKEGSKVLVHCKMGVSRSASVVIAYAMKAYNWDYTQALKHVKNKRSCIKPNSSFVSQLETYQGILDAMKNKEKLQRSKSDTNLKSPTMVKDQVKKEEKVDDIDANLLEAPGTELKRNGQRPKSWSPDVEAAENILPAVSLSQSLERLNNAGNPEITREELLRGSNNNTNKTADDQEARNVLMPCDNGQSYSVSQNKIVHLPGPDTPSVKHRVNELETQGQRRKGLVLNLTNQFEAVNSKPSSPGSDSDVKPLSQSPLSCIDGASDKQIDLIATDSVSENSRIEPESQQVTAVAVNEEFDNKQDSKEIIAVSNKKAITPTSINNSECLVWTASAEYKCTELNSSGGTVIGASENSECIGAQPTTTVYPTVTGRRSRKDGDPFSTQVDRVFDREERRGEPARDSPSRQNSWSSYDSAVIMDNNSVHSSWATLPSRNSSWGSYDMRPSDPLGSSGLFPYDKEEIPWHPGTVKRTKQKLEEGTNTVKRVCTQSSDPDNSDKPERLTGDEEAHQESYNPVLFHYTASPTPRQKDSSPPANESSLKSDTARDPLSPAGGIDIEPGLTSIRQLGRLSTSAPAPSSLSEESDLPSPLRSCRSESETSSPCVVNTSQCPSVKHHKMVLENLSNKSMFNKRCLSIDDSPESESPRTSSGIVKNLKKEFEAKSTKIEKSPENNEPEISPNTRPRKETKIRSLPSSPVIAHNESKIQCSPLNDSAREKESKKNESKTPQPENVEDLSVKVLVGKYEFAKPEPRKTSEIQLRVHKDKDKEKDKDTMEVHPPAKSRIAPELSRRSAPIMINHSSLFPEAPEAPGRPPSVPSPSGVLASVVAKAASKKQQQHGRSHPLAMLRHRPRHSSPVYNTM from the exons ATGGGGAGATCGTTCGCTGG AATCTCGTCTAGAATTGCATTCAAGAATTATGggtgttcctttttttacgGAGTCCTAAAACTGGCTAG GTCGGCTTTACAGACGCTGCACAAAGTGTCGAGTAAAGCTCGTgagcaaaattattttctcgggGGTTTGTCCCATGACTGGGTCAGTTACTATGAACAACGCATCGAGAGTGACCGCTCGTGCCTCAACGAGTGGCACACTATGGATAATCTCGAATCCCGCAGGCCACCATCCCCCGACAGCGAACGCAGCAA ACCCAGGGAAAGGGACGAAACCGAACGCGTCATCAGAGCAACCTTAAAGGAGATCATGATGTCCGTTGATTTGGACGAAGTCACctcgaaatacatcagaggTCGTCTTGAAGAAGACCTCGACATGGATTTAGGCGAATTTAAACCGTTCATAGACCAAGAAATGTTGATCATCTTGGGGCAGATGGACGCGCCAACTGAGATATTCGATCACGTTTATCTGGGCAGCGAATGGAACGCTAGTAACTTGGAGGAATTGCAGAAGAATGG CGTCAGGCATATCCTCAACGTCACGAGGGAAATCGATAATTTCTTCCCAGGGATGTTTAATTATTTGAACGTCCGCGTTTACGACGACGAGAAAACAGATTTGCTCAAACATTGGGATGATACTTTCAAATATATAACGAAGGCGAAAAAAGAAGGTTCTAAAGTGCTCGTCCATTGTAAAATGGGAGTCTCGAGATCAGCTTCGGTCGTTATTGCCTACGCGATGAAAGCCTACAATTGGGACTATACGCAGGCATTGAAACACGTCAAAAACAAACGCAGCTGCATCAAACCCAACAGTAGTTTCGTCTCGCAACTGGAGACTTATCAGGGGATCTTAGACGCCatgaaaaacaaggaaaagtTGCAAAGATCGAAATCCGATACCAATCTGAAATCACCGACCATGGTGAAGGATCAAGtcaagaaggaagaaaaagttgaCGACATTGACGCAAACCTATTGGAAGCACCTGGCACCGAATTGAAAAGAAACGGTCAAAGACCCAAAAGCTGGTCGCCGGATGTAGAAGCTGCAGAAAACATTCTTCCTGCCG TATCGTTGTCGCAGTCACTTGAGAGGTTAAATAATGCTGGAAATCCGGAGATAACTCGCGAAGAACTTCTCCGCGGAAGTAACAACAACACGAACAAGACTGCCGATGACCAGGAGGCGCGAAACGTATTAATGCCATGTGACAACGGTCAATCGTACAGCGTTTCTCAGAACAAGATCGTTCATTTACCCGGTCCGGATACACCCAGCGTTAAGCACAGGGTCAACGAATTAGAAACTCAAGGACAGAGAAGAAAGGGCCTAGTACTGAATCTCACCAACCAATTCGAAGCTGTCAACAGTAAGCCCTCGTCCCCTGGGTCAGACTCCGATGTCAAGCCTTTGTCTCAAAGTCCTCTATCCTGCATCGACGGCGCAAGCGACAAGCAAATTGATCTCATAGCCACGGATTcggtttctgaaaattctcggaTTGAACCGGAGTCTCAACAAGTAACCGCTGTAGCTGTTAACGAGGAATTCGACAACAAACAAGACAGTAAAGAAATCATCGCTGTTTCCAATAAAAAGGCAATAACACCAACCTCAATTAACAATAGTGAATGTCTAGTCTGGACTGCGTCTGCAGAATACAAATGTACAGAGTTGAACAGTTCGGGCGGCACAGTGATTGGTGCAAGTGAAAATAGTGAGTGCATCGGAGCCCAACCTACGACGACTGTTTATCCTACCGTAACCGGGCGAAGGTCGAGGAAAGATGGCGATCCATTTAGTACACAGGTCGACAGGGTATTCGACAGGGAGGAGAGGCGGGGTGAGCCGGCGAGGGATTCCCCGAGTCGACAAAATTCGTGGAGCAGTTACGACAGCGCCGTTATAATGGATAATAATTCGGTTCATAGTTCATGGGCCACCTTGCCCTCTAGAAATAGTTCTTGGGGGTCTTACGATATGCGACCTTCCGATCCCCTTGGATCCAGCGGTCTGTTTCCTTACGACAAAGAGGAAATACCTTGGCATCCCGGTACAGTGAAACGCACGAAGCAAAAGTTGGAGGAAGGTACGAACACGGTGAAAAGAGTTTGCACGCAATCTTCGGATCCGGACAATTCAGACAAGCCTGAAAGACTGACAGGTGACGAAGAAGCTCACCAAGAATCTTACAACCCGGTACTTTTTCATTATACCGCATCGCCCACTCCGAGACAGAAGGATTCATCACCCCCCGCGAATGAATCTAGTCTGAAAAGTGACACAGCCAGAGACCCGCTCAGCCCTGCGGGTGGTATAGATATCGAACCTGGACTAACTAGCATTAGACAACTCGGAAGATTATCGACCAGCGCCCCCGCGCCATCCTCCCTATCCGAAGAATCAGATTTACCCTCCCCGCTCAGATCATGCAGATCTGAAAGTGAAACCAGTAGCCCGTGTGTAGTTAATACCTCGCAATGCCCTTCGGTGAAACATCACAAAATGGTTCTCGAAAATTTGAGCAACAAGTCGATGTTCAACAAAAGGTGTCTCTCCATCGACGATTCGCCGGAATCCGAATCCCCCAGAACCAGTTCTGGGATCGtcaagaatttgaagaaagaGTTCGAAGCGAAATCTaccaaaatagaaaaaagtccCGAAAATAACGAGCCTGAAATATCTCCGAATACCCGACCGAGGAAGGAGACGAAAATAAGGAGCTTACCGTCGTCCCCCGTCATTGCTCACAATGAATCGAAGATTCAGTGTTCGCCACTCAACGATTCTGCAAGAGAGAAGgagtcgaagaaaaatgagtCAAAGACACCGCAGCCGGAAAACGTTGAGGATTTGTCCGTGAAAGTTCTCGTTGGCAAATATGAGTTTGCAAAGCCAGAGCCTAGAAAAACTTCCGAGATACAACTGAGAGTTCACAAAGATAAGGACAAGGAGAAAGACAAGGATACAATGGAAGTTCATCCACCAGCTAAATCGAGAATTGCTCCAGAATTATCCAGGAGGTCTGCGCCCATAATGATTAATCATTCGTCTCTCTTTCCCGAAGCACCGGAAGCGCCGGGAAGGCCGCCGTCGGTTCCATCGCCGAGCGGTGTACTTGCCAGCGTGGTTGCTAAGGCAGCTAGCaaaaagcagcagcaacatGGTAGGTCTCATCCCTTGGCTATGCTACGGCACAGGCCAAGGCACAGCAGTCCAGTTTACAACACAATGTAA
- the LOC105690570 gene encoding protein phosphatase Slingshot isoform X11 has product MTFPEQRTAVTVLSVLPIIVLLFCRISSRIAFKNYGCSFFYGVLKLARSALQTLHKVSSKAREQNYFLGGLSHDWVSYYEQRIESDRSCLNEWHTMDNLESRRPPSPDSERSKPRERDETERVIRATLKEIMMSVDLDEVTSKYIRGRLEEDLDMDLGEFKPFIDQEMLIILGQMDAPTEIFDHVYLGSEWNASNLEELQKNGVRHILNVTREIDNFFPGMFNYLNVRVYDDEKTDLLKHWDDTFKYITKAKKEGSKVLVHCKMGVSRSASVVIAYAMKAYNWDYTQALKHVKNKRSCIKPNSSFVSQLETYQGILDAMKNKEKLQRSKSDTNLKSPTMVKDQVKKEEKVDDIDANLLEAPGTELKRNGQRPKSWSPDVEAAENILPAVSLSQSLERLNNAGNPEITREELLRGSNNNTNKTADDQEARNVLMPCDNGQSYSVSQNKIVHLPGPDTPSVKHRVNELETQGQRRKGLVLNLTNQFEAVNSKPSSPGSDSDVKPLSQSPLSCIDGASDKQIDLIATDSVSENSRIEPESQQVTAVAVNEEFDNKQDSKEIIAVSNKKAITPTSINNSECLVWTASAEYKCTELNSSGGTVIGASENSECIGAQPTTTVYPTVTGRRSRKDGDPFSTQVDRVFDREERRGEPARDSPSRQNSWSSYDSAVIMDNNSVHSSWATLPSRNSSWGSYDMRPSDPLGSSGLFPYDKEEIPWHPGTVKRTKQKLEEGTNTVKRVCTQSSDPDNSDKPERLTGDEEAHQESYNPVLFHYTASPTPRQKDSSPPANESSLKSDTARDPLSPAGGIDIEPGLTSIRQLGRLSTSAPAPSSLSEESDLPSPLRSCRSESETSSPCVVNTSQCPSVKHHKMVLENLSNKSMFNKRCLSIDDSPESESPRTSSGIVKNLKKEFEAKSTKIEKSPENNEPEISPNTRPRKETKIRSLPSSPVIAHNESKIQCSPLNDSAREKESKKNESKTPQPENVEDLSVKVLVGKYEFAKPEPRKTSEIQLRVHKDKDKEKDKDTMEVHPPAKSRIAPELSRRSAPIMINHSSLFPEAPEAPGRPPSVPSPSGVLASVVAKAASKKQQQHGRSHPLAMLRHRPRHSSPVYNTM; this is encoded by the exons ATGACGTTCCCCGAACAACGGACGGCGGTCACAGTGCTTTCGGTGCTACCAATTATCGTTCTATTGTTTTGCAGAATCTCGTCTAGAATTGCATTCAAGAATTATGggtgttcctttttttacgGAGTCCTAAAACTGGCTAG GTCGGCTTTACAGACGCTGCACAAAGTGTCGAGTAAAGCTCGTgagcaaaattattttctcgggGGTTTGTCCCATGACTGGGTCAGTTACTATGAACAACGCATCGAGAGTGACCGCTCGTGCCTCAACGAGTGGCACACTATGGATAATCTCGAATCCCGCAGGCCACCATCCCCCGACAGCGAACGCAGCAA ACCCAGGGAAAGGGACGAAACCGAACGCGTCATCAGAGCAACCTTAAAGGAGATCATGATGTCCGTTGATTTGGACGAAGTCACctcgaaatacatcagaggTCGTCTTGAAGAAGACCTCGACATGGATTTAGGCGAATTTAAACCGTTCATAGACCAAGAAATGTTGATCATCTTGGGGCAGATGGACGCGCCAACTGAGATATTCGATCACGTTTATCTGGGCAGCGAATGGAACGCTAGTAACTTGGAGGAATTGCAGAAGAATGG CGTCAGGCATATCCTCAACGTCACGAGGGAAATCGATAATTTCTTCCCAGGGATGTTTAATTATTTGAACGTCCGCGTTTACGACGACGAGAAAACAGATTTGCTCAAACATTGGGATGATACTTTCAAATATATAACGAAGGCGAAAAAAGAAGGTTCTAAAGTGCTCGTCCATTGTAAAATGGGAGTCTCGAGATCAGCTTCGGTCGTTATTGCCTACGCGATGAAAGCCTACAATTGGGACTATACGCAGGCATTGAAACACGTCAAAAACAAACGCAGCTGCATCAAACCCAACAGTAGTTTCGTCTCGCAACTGGAGACTTATCAGGGGATCTTAGACGCCatgaaaaacaaggaaaagtTGCAAAGATCGAAATCCGATACCAATCTGAAATCACCGACCATGGTGAAGGATCAAGtcaagaaggaagaaaaagttgaCGACATTGACGCAAACCTATTGGAAGCACCTGGCACCGAATTGAAAAGAAACGGTCAAAGACCCAAAAGCTGGTCGCCGGATGTAGAAGCTGCAGAAAACATTCTTCCTGCCG TATCGTTGTCGCAGTCACTTGAGAGGTTAAATAATGCTGGAAATCCGGAGATAACTCGCGAAGAACTTCTCCGCGGAAGTAACAACAACACGAACAAGACTGCCGATGACCAGGAGGCGCGAAACGTATTAATGCCATGTGACAACGGTCAATCGTACAGCGTTTCTCAGAACAAGATCGTTCATTTACCCGGTCCGGATACACCCAGCGTTAAGCACAGGGTCAACGAATTAGAAACTCAAGGACAGAGAAGAAAGGGCCTAGTACTGAATCTCACCAACCAATTCGAAGCTGTCAACAGTAAGCCCTCGTCCCCTGGGTCAGACTCCGATGTCAAGCCTTTGTCTCAAAGTCCTCTATCCTGCATCGACGGCGCAAGCGACAAGCAAATTGATCTCATAGCCACGGATTcggtttctgaaaattctcggaTTGAACCGGAGTCTCAACAAGTAACCGCTGTAGCTGTTAACGAGGAATTCGACAACAAACAAGACAGTAAAGAAATCATCGCTGTTTCCAATAAAAAGGCAATAACACCAACCTCAATTAACAATAGTGAATGTCTAGTCTGGACTGCGTCTGCAGAATACAAATGTACAGAGTTGAACAGTTCGGGCGGCACAGTGATTGGTGCAAGTGAAAATAGTGAGTGCATCGGAGCCCAACCTACGACGACTGTTTATCCTACCGTAACCGGGCGAAGGTCGAGGAAAGATGGCGATCCATTTAGTACACAGGTCGACAGGGTATTCGACAGGGAGGAGAGGCGGGGTGAGCCGGCGAGGGATTCCCCGAGTCGACAAAATTCGTGGAGCAGTTACGACAGCGCCGTTATAATGGATAATAATTCGGTTCATAGTTCATGGGCCACCTTGCCCTCTAGAAATAGTTCTTGGGGGTCTTACGATATGCGACCTTCCGATCCCCTTGGATCCAGCGGTCTGTTTCCTTACGACAAAGAGGAAATACCTTGGCATCCCGGTACAGTGAAACGCACGAAGCAAAAGTTGGAGGAAGGTACGAACACGGTGAAAAGAGTTTGCACGCAATCTTCGGATCCGGACAATTCAGACAAGCCTGAAAGACTGACAGGTGACGAAGAAGCTCACCAAGAATCTTACAACCCGGTACTTTTTCATTATACCGCATCGCCCACTCCGAGACAGAAGGATTCATCACCCCCCGCGAATGAATCTAGTCTGAAAAGTGACACAGCCAGAGACCCGCTCAGCCCTGCGGGTGGTATAGATATCGAACCTGGACTAACTAGCATTAGACAACTCGGAAGATTATCGACCAGCGCCCCCGCGCCATCCTCCCTATCCGAAGAATCAGATTTACCCTCCCCGCTCAGATCATGCAGATCTGAAAGTGAAACCAGTAGCCCGTGTGTAGTTAATACCTCGCAATGCCCTTCGGTGAAACATCACAAAATGGTTCTCGAAAATTTGAGCAACAAGTCGATGTTCAACAAAAGGTGTCTCTCCATCGACGATTCGCCGGAATCCGAATCCCCCAGAACCAGTTCTGGGATCGtcaagaatttgaagaaagaGTTCGAAGCGAAATCTaccaaaatagaaaaaagtccCGAAAATAACGAGCCTGAAATATCTCCGAATACCCGACCGAGGAAGGAGACGAAAATAAGGAGCTTACCGTCGTCCCCCGTCATTGCTCACAATGAATCGAAGATTCAGTGTTCGCCACTCAACGATTCTGCAAGAGAGAAGgagtcgaagaaaaatgagtCAAAGACACCGCAGCCGGAAAACGTTGAGGATTTGTCCGTGAAAGTTCTCGTTGGCAAATATGAGTTTGCAAAGCCAGAGCCTAGAAAAACTTCCGAGATACAACTGAGAGTTCACAAAGATAAGGACAAGGAGAAAGACAAGGATACAATGGAAGTTCATCCACCAGCTAAATCGAGAATTGCTCCAGAATTATCCAGGAGGTCTGCGCCCATAATGATTAATCATTCGTCTCTCTTTCCCGAAGCACCGGAAGCGCCGGGAAGGCCGCCGTCGGTTCCATCGCCGAGCGGTGTACTTGCCAGCGTGGTTGCTAAGGCAGCTAGCaaaaagcagcagcaacatGGTAGGTCTCATCCCTTGGCTATGCTACGGCACAGGCCAAGGCACAGCAGTCCAGTTTACAACACAATGTAA
- the LOC105690570 gene encoding protein phosphatase Slingshot isoform X14, with the protein MGRSFAGSALQTLHKVSSKAREQNYFLGGLSHDWVSYYEQRIESDRSCLNEWHTMDNLESRRPPSPDSERSKPRERDETERVIRATLKEIMMSVDLDEVTSKYIRGRLEEDLDMDLGEFKPFIDQEMLIILGQMDAPTEIFDHVYLGSEWNASNLEELQKNGVRHILNVTREIDNFFPGMFNYLNVRVYDDEKTDLLKHWDDTFKYITKAKKEGSKVLVHCKMGVSRSASVVIAYAMKAYNWDYTQALKHVKNKRSCIKPNSSFVSQLETYQGILDAMKNKEKLQRSKSDTNLKSPTMVKDQVKKEEKVDDIDANLLEAPGTELKRNGQRPKSWSPDVEAAENILPAVSLSQSLERLNNAGNPEITREELLRGSNNNTNKTADDQEARNVLMPCDNGQSYSVSQNKIVHLPGPDTPSVKHRVNELETQGQRRKGLVLNLTNQFEAVNSKPSSPGSDSDVKPLSQSPLSCIDGASDKQIDLIATDSVSENSRIEPESQQVTAVAVNEEFDNKQDSKEIIAVSNKKAITPTSINNSECLVWTASAEYKCTELNSSGGTVIGASENSECIGAQPTTTVYPTVTGRRSRKDGDPFSTQVDRVFDREERRGEPARDSPSRQNSWSSYDSAVIMDNNSVHSSWATLPSRNSSWGSYDMRPSDPLGSSGLFPYDKEEIPWHPGTVKRTKQKLEEGTNTVKRVCTQSSDPDNSDKPERLTGDEEAHQESYNPVLFHYTASPTPRQKDSSPPANESSLKSDTARDPLSPAGGIDIEPGLTSIRQLGRLSTSAPAPSSLSEESDLPSPLRSCRSESETSSPCVVNTSQCPSVKHHKMVLENLSNKSMFNKRCLSIDDSPESESPRTSSGIVKNLKKEFEAKSTKIEKSPENNEPEISPNTRPRKETKIRSLPSSPVIAHNESKIQCSPLNDSAREKESKKNESKTPQPENVEDLSVKVLVGKYEFAKPEPRKTSEIQLRVHKDKDKEKDKDTMEVHPPAKSRIAPELSRRSAPIMINHSSLFPEAPEAPGRPPSVPSPSGVLASVVAKAASKKQQQHGRSHPLAMLRHRPRHSSPVYNTM; encoded by the exons ATGGGGAGATCGTTCGCTGG GTCGGCTTTACAGACGCTGCACAAAGTGTCGAGTAAAGCTCGTgagcaaaattattttctcgggGGTTTGTCCCATGACTGGGTCAGTTACTATGAACAACGCATCGAGAGTGACCGCTCGTGCCTCAACGAGTGGCACACTATGGATAATCTCGAATCCCGCAGGCCACCATCCCCCGACAGCGAACGCAGCAA ACCCAGGGAAAGGGACGAAACCGAACGCGTCATCAGAGCAACCTTAAAGGAGATCATGATGTCCGTTGATTTGGACGAAGTCACctcgaaatacatcagaggTCGTCTTGAAGAAGACCTCGACATGGATTTAGGCGAATTTAAACCGTTCATAGACCAAGAAATGTTGATCATCTTGGGGCAGATGGACGCGCCAACTGAGATATTCGATCACGTTTATCTGGGCAGCGAATGGAACGCTAGTAACTTGGAGGAATTGCAGAAGAATGG CGTCAGGCATATCCTCAACGTCACGAGGGAAATCGATAATTTCTTCCCAGGGATGTTTAATTATTTGAACGTCCGCGTTTACGACGACGAGAAAACAGATTTGCTCAAACATTGGGATGATACTTTCAAATATATAACGAAGGCGAAAAAAGAAGGTTCTAAAGTGCTCGTCCATTGTAAAATGGGAGTCTCGAGATCAGCTTCGGTCGTTATTGCCTACGCGATGAAAGCCTACAATTGGGACTATACGCAGGCATTGAAACACGTCAAAAACAAACGCAGCTGCATCAAACCCAACAGTAGTTTCGTCTCGCAACTGGAGACTTATCAGGGGATCTTAGACGCCatgaaaaacaaggaaaagtTGCAAAGATCGAAATCCGATACCAATCTGAAATCACCGACCATGGTGAAGGATCAAGtcaagaaggaagaaaaagttgaCGACATTGACGCAAACCTATTGGAAGCACCTGGCACCGAATTGAAAAGAAACGGTCAAAGACCCAAAAGCTGGTCGCCGGATGTAGAAGCTGCAGAAAACATTCTTCCTGCCG TATCGTTGTCGCAGTCACTTGAGAGGTTAAATAATGCTGGAAATCCGGAGATAACTCGCGAAGAACTTCTCCGCGGAAGTAACAACAACACGAACAAGACTGCCGATGACCAGGAGGCGCGAAACGTATTAATGCCATGTGACAACGGTCAATCGTACAGCGTTTCTCAGAACAAGATCGTTCATTTACCCGGTCCGGATACACCCAGCGTTAAGCACAGGGTCAACGAATTAGAAACTCAAGGACAGAGAAGAAAGGGCCTAGTACTGAATCTCACCAACCAATTCGAAGCTGTCAACAGTAAGCCCTCGTCCCCTGGGTCAGACTCCGATGTCAAGCCTTTGTCTCAAAGTCCTCTATCCTGCATCGACGGCGCAAGCGACAAGCAAATTGATCTCATAGCCACGGATTcggtttctgaaaattctcggaTTGAACCGGAGTCTCAACAAGTAACCGCTGTAGCTGTTAACGAGGAATTCGACAACAAACAAGACAGTAAAGAAATCATCGCTGTTTCCAATAAAAAGGCAATAACACCAACCTCAATTAACAATAGTGAATGTCTAGTCTGGACTGCGTCTGCAGAATACAAATGTACAGAGTTGAACAGTTCGGGCGGCACAGTGATTGGTGCAAGTGAAAATAGTGAGTGCATCGGAGCCCAACCTACGACGACTGTTTATCCTACCGTAACCGGGCGAAGGTCGAGGAAAGATGGCGATCCATTTAGTACACAGGTCGACAGGGTATTCGACAGGGAGGAGAGGCGGGGTGAGCCGGCGAGGGATTCCCCGAGTCGACAAAATTCGTGGAGCAGTTACGACAGCGCCGTTATAATGGATAATAATTCGGTTCATAGTTCATGGGCCACCTTGCCCTCTAGAAATAGTTCTTGGGGGTCTTACGATATGCGACCTTCCGATCCCCTTGGATCCAGCGGTCTGTTTCCTTACGACAAAGAGGAAATACCTTGGCATCCCGGTACAGTGAAACGCACGAAGCAAAAGTTGGAGGAAGGTACGAACACGGTGAAAAGAGTTTGCACGCAATCTTCGGATCCGGACAATTCAGACAAGCCTGAAAGACTGACAGGTGACGAAGAAGCTCACCAAGAATCTTACAACCCGGTACTTTTTCATTATACCGCATCGCCCACTCCGAGACAGAAGGATTCATCACCCCCCGCGAATGAATCTAGTCTGAAAAGTGACACAGCCAGAGACCCGCTCAGCCCTGCGGGTGGTATAGATATCGAACCTGGACTAACTAGCATTAGACAACTCGGAAGATTATCGACCAGCGCCCCCGCGCCATCCTCCCTATCCGAAGAATCAGATTTACCCTCCCCGCTCAGATCATGCAGATCTGAAAGTGAAACCAGTAGCCCGTGTGTAGTTAATACCTCGCAATGCCCTTCGGTGAAACATCACAAAATGGTTCTCGAAAATTTGAGCAACAAGTCGATGTTCAACAAAAGGTGTCTCTCCATCGACGATTCGCCGGAATCCGAATCCCCCAGAACCAGTTCTGGGATCGtcaagaatttgaagaaagaGTTCGAAGCGAAATCTaccaaaatagaaaaaagtccCGAAAATAACGAGCCTGAAATATCTCCGAATACCCGACCGAGGAAGGAGACGAAAATAAGGAGCTTACCGTCGTCCCCCGTCATTGCTCACAATGAATCGAAGATTCAGTGTTCGCCACTCAACGATTCTGCAAGAGAGAAGgagtcgaagaaaaatgagtCAAAGACACCGCAGCCGGAAAACGTTGAGGATTTGTCCGTGAAAGTTCTCGTTGGCAAATATGAGTTTGCAAAGCCAGAGCCTAGAAAAACTTCCGAGATACAACTGAGAGTTCACAAAGATAAGGACAAGGAGAAAGACAAGGATACAATGGAAGTTCATCCACCAGCTAAATCGAGAATTGCTCCAGAATTATCCAGGAGGTCTGCGCCCATAATGATTAATCATTCGTCTCTCTTTCCCGAAGCACCGGAAGCGCCGGGAAGGCCGCCGTCGGTTCCATCGCCGAGCGGTGTACTTGCCAGCGTGGTTGCTAAGGCAGCTAGCaaaaagcagcagcaacatGGTAGGTCTCATCCCTTGGCTATGCTACGGCACAGGCCAAGGCACAGCAGTCCAGTTTACAACACAATGTAA